A stretch of Brassica napus cultivar Da-Ae chromosome C6, Da-Ae, whole genome shotgun sequence DNA encodes these proteins:
- the LOC106367116 gene encoding IAA-amino acid hydrolase ILR1-like 6 → MPKSQITNLCLFFLSLKKKKTEQVMDSLQKLNLLFISLAITIVSLNIATDLPFIEVKFPNNNILLRTTPVKNQSSSIPSRVGSDECRLWTQVCSDEILRLAHEPENVAWLKRVRRTIHENPELAFEEFETSRLVRTELDRLDIRYKYPLAKTGIRAWIGSGGAPFVAVRADMDALPIQEAVEWKHKSKVAGKMHACGHDAHVTMLLGAAQILKSREHLLKGTVILLFQPAEEAGNGAKKMIEDGALDDVEAIFAVHVSHEHPTGVIGSRSGPLLAGCGFFRAIITSEKSGSSADLIIAASSAVISLQGIVSREASPLDAQVVSVTSFDGGHSLDAVPDTVVLGGTFRAFSNSSFYYLMKRIREVLMEQVGVFGCKATLNFFEEQNAIYPPTTNDDGMYTHLKKVTVDLLGDNNFAVAPQVMGAEDFAFYSEVIPAAFYFIGIRNEELGSVHIGHSPHFMIDEDSLPVGAAVHAAVAERYLNDKRS, encoded by the exons ATGCCCAAATCCCAAATCACAAATCTctgtctcttctttctctctctcaaaaaaaaaaagacggaaCAAGTTATGGACAGTCTCCAAAAACTCAACCTTCTTTTCATCTCTCTAGCCATAACAATCGTCTCTCTCAACATCGCCACCGATTTACCTTTCATCGAAGTCAAATTTCCAAACAACAATATATTACTACGGACAACGCCGGTTAAAAACCAGTCGTCCAGTATACCAAGTCGGGTCGGATCAGATGAGTGTCGGCTATGGACCCAAGTCTGTTCCGATGAAATTCTCCGGCTAGCTCACGAACCGGAGAACGTGGCGTGGCTCAAACGCGTGAGGAGAACAATTCATGAAAACCCGGAGCTTGCGTTTGAGGAGTTTGAGACGAGTAGGCTCGTTCGGACCGAGCTGGATCGTTTGGATATTCGGTACAAATATCCGTTAGCTAAAACGGGTATTCGAGCTTGGATCGGATCCGGTGGCGCCCCTTTTGTTGCTGTTCGGGCTGATATGGATGCCCTTCCTATTCAG GAAGCAGTGGAATGGAAACACAAAAGCAAAGTTGCAGGCAAAATGCACGCTTGCGGTCATGATGCACATGTCACTATGCTTCTTGGTGCTGCTCAGATTCTGAAGTCTCGTGAACATCTTCTCAAG GGAACAGTGATTCTACTATTCCAACCAGCAGAAGAAGCTGGAAACGGTGCCAAGAAGATGATTGAAGACGGAGCCTTGGATGACGTGGAGGCTATCTTTGCAGTCCATGTTTCCCACGAGCATCCAACGGGCGTCATTGGATCTAGGAGTGGTCCTCTGCTCGCGGGATGTGGATTTTTCCGGGCAATCATTACTTCGGAAAAGTCCGGAAGCTCTGCTGATCTTATTATTGCAGCTTCTTCCGCCGTCATAAGCCTTCAAGGCATTGTATCACGTGAAGCTAGTCCTCTTGATGCTCAG GTTGTGTCGGTGACTTCGTTTGATGGCGGTCACAGTCTCGATGCAGTGCCGGATACGGTGGTTCTTGGGGGCACTTTCAGAGCTTTTTCCAACTCAAGCTTCTACTACCTTATGAAGCGTATTCGAGAG GTACTAATGGAACAGGTAGGGGTTTTCGGTTGCAAAGCGACACTGAATTTCTTTGAGGAGCAGAACGCAATTTACCCGCCAACCACAAACGACGACGGAATGTACACACACTTGAAAAAAGTCACCGTTGATTTGTTGGGAGACAACAACTTCGCGGTGGCTCCACAAGTTATGGGAGCTGAAGATTTTGCATTCTACTCAGAGGTCATCCCGGCCGCATTCTACTTCATTGGCATAAGAAATGAGGAACTTGGATCAGTCCACATTGGTCATTCACCGCATTTTATGATCGATGAAGATAGTTTACCGGTTGGAGCCGCTGTTCACGCCGCCGTGGCTGAGAGATACTTAAATGATAAACGTTCATAA